In Spartobacteria bacterium, one genomic interval encodes:
- the hpt gene encoding hypoxanthine phosphoribosyltransferase, with translation MDPHHIRNVLITEEQIRERVRDIVVHMAEDCRSDNFVMIGILRGSFMFFADLVRELNRDGIHGRVDFMMLASYGSGTASSGQVEVVKDCTEDLTGADVFIVDDILDSGRTLAFAKEHVMSKGARSCRACVLLDKPSRRVNTMQAEHVGFTIEDEFVVGYGLDYNNFYRELPYIARVTFEADGNS, from the coding sequence ATGGATCCGCATCATATTCGTAATGTACTGATAACCGAAGAGCAAATTCGTGAACGGGTTCGTGATATTGTGGTTCACATGGCAGAGGATTGTCGTAGTGATAACTTTGTTATGATTGGTATCCTGCGCGGAAGCTTCATGTTTTTTGCGGATCTAGTCCGCGAGCTGAACAGAGACGGTATTCATGGACGCGTCGATTTTATGATGTTGGCCAGCTATGGTTCGGGTACGGCGTCTTCAGGACAGGTTGAGGTTGTAAAAGACTGTACAGAAGATTTAACGGGGGCGGATGTTTTTATTGTCGATGACATTCTTGATTCGGGGCGAACGCTGGCTTTTGCAAAAGAACATGTGATGAGCAAAGGGGCGCGAAGCTGTCGTGCATGCGTATTGCTGGACAAGCCGAGCCGTCGTGTGAACACCATGCAGGCGGAACATGTCGGGTTTACTATTGAGGATGAATTTGTGGTGGGATATGGCCTTGATTACAATAACTTCTATCGTGAATTGCCCTACATTGCCCGAGTGACCTTCGAAGCCGACGGAAACTCATAA